The Linepithema humile isolate Giens D197 chromosome 2, Lhum_UNIL_v1.0, whole genome shotgun sequence genome has a segment encoding these proteins:
- the LOC105679484 gene encoding sorbitol dehydrogenase-like, with the protein MAKDNLTAILYGINDLRLENTNIEEPGDDEVLLEMGCVGICGSDVHYLVNGRIGDFIVKKPMIIGHESSGTVAKLGKNVKNLEVGDRVAIEPGVPCRTCTFCKEGRYNLCKDVVFCATPPSHGSLRRYYKHAADFCFKLPDHVSLEEGALLEPLSVGVHACKRGEIGIDSKVLILGAGPIGLVTLLVVKAMGANKVVITDIVESRLKMAKKLGADDTYLVQKDRSEKDTIADIHAIFGDEPNRTIDASGAQASIRLAILATKSGGVVVLVGNTAPEVQIPLINALIREVDIRGIFRYVNDYDDALNLVASGKIDVKPLITHNYKIEESKEAFETSRTGAGGAIKVMIHCK; encoded by the exons ATGGCTAAGGACAATCTCACCGCTATACTATACGGCATCAACGATTTACGTCTG GAGAACACTAACATCGAGGAACCAGGAGACGATG aaGTGCTTCTGGAAATGGGATGCGTAGGAATCTGCGGATCAGATGTCCATTATCTCGTAAATGGTAGGATCGGCGACTTTATAGTGAAGAAACCCATGATCATTGGTCATGAGTCTTCCGGTACTGTCGCTAAACTTGGGAAAAATGTTAAGAATTTGGAG GTCGGTGATCGCGTTGCCATCGAACCCGGTGTTCCCTGCAGGACTTGCACGTTTTGTAAAGAGGGACGTTACAACTTGTGCAAGGATGTAGTGTTTTGTGCTACTCCACCTTCGCATGGCAGCCTAAGACGTTATTACAAACACGCAGCTGATTTTTGCTTTAA GTTACCTGATCACGTAAGCTTAGAGGAAGGAGCACTTTTAGAGCCGTTGTCAGTAGGAGTGCATGCTTGCAAACGAGGCGAAATCGGAATTGATTCTAAAGTATTAATTCTGGGGGCTGGTCCCATCGGTCTAGTGACGTTGTTAGTAGTCAAAGCCATGGGCGCAAACAAAGTGGTTATCACGG ATATTGTAGAAAGTAGACTGAAAATGGCAAAGAAACTCGGCGCTGATGATACGTATCTGGTACAAAAGGATAGATCGGAGAAGGATACAATAGCTGATATTCACGCAATTTTTGGGGATGAACCAAACAGGACAATAGATGCTTCTGGTGCACAAGCATCGATTCGTCTGGCAATTCTT GCAACCAAATCTGGTGGAGTCGTGGTATTGGTGGGAAACACTGCTCCAGAAGTACAAATTCCACTAATTAACGCACTAATTAGGGAAGTTGATATCAGAGGTATCTTCCGATATGTAAATGa CTATGACGATGCATTGAATCTTGTTGCATCTGGCAAGATAGATGTGAAGCCATTGATCACTCATAACTACAAAATAGAGGAATCCAAGGAGGCCTTTGAGACCAGCAGAACTGGAGCAGGTGGAGCTATTAAAGTTATGATTCACTGTAAATAA
- the Nadsyn gene encoding glutamine-dependent NAD(+) synthetase: MGRTVTVAVCTLNQWAMDFDGNTRRILQSIQEAKNAGATYRSGPELEICGYSCEDHFYESDTLLHSWEVLASLLKSSICEDILIDVGMSVMHKNVTYNCRVAFLNRRILLIRPKMRLCEDGNYRESRWFSPWTKERTVEDYFLPRMISQITGQTIVPFGDAVIATRDTCIGFEICEELWHPASNHIPMSLDGVEIIANGSGSYFELRKAYVTVDLVKSATFKAGGCYMFSNLRGCDGGRLYFNGGSSITLNGNILNRGRQFALEDVEVTVATFDLEDIRNYRNSIRSRSHAAAASQSYPRVKVDFALTPENLISNPPDRPLDGVQDVYGDDGQSKLVYHTPEEEIAMAPACWLWDYLRRSCQGGFFLPLSGGVDSSSSACIVYSMCKMIVESVSKGDAQVLADIRKIVGDCEYIPVDSKQLCNTILVTCYMGTENSSTETKARAAELASQIGSYHHGIVIDTAISAILGIFQHVTKLTPKFRVQGGSPRENLALQNVQARLRMVIAYLFAQLMLWVRGRPGGLLVLGSGNVDEALRGYLTKYDCSSADINPIGGIAKNDLKKFLLYFRRKHGISALDGILEAPPTAELEPLQAGQLAQLDEVDMGMTYKELSVFGRLRKQNCAGPFSMFCRLVHMWDHCTPKEVADKVKHFYRCYAINRHKMTILTPSCHAETYSPDDNRFDHRPFLYNHSWKWQFAAIDEQVKRFSSEDKSSGPRKVAPKVLAKPRHMPTFSSVISNKTHPGVVV; the protein is encoded by the exons ATGGGACGTACGGTGACTGTCGCCGTTTGCACATTAAACCAGTGGGCAATGGACTTCGACGGGAATACGAGGAGAATTTTGCAGAGTATACAAGAAGCGAAAAATGCTGGCGCTACTTACAGGAGTGGACCGGAGCTCGAGATCtg TGGTTATAGCTGCGAAGATCACTTTTATGAGTCAGACACGTTACTGCATAGCTGGGAAGTTTTGGCGAGCCTTCTAAAATCCAGCATTTGCGAAGATATATTGATAGACGTAGGCATGTCGGTGATGCATAAAAATGTGACGTATAATTGCAGAGTGGCTTTCTTGAATCGGCGGATTTTACTAATCCGGCCGAAAATGCGGCTATGCGAAGACGGCAATTATCGGGAAAGCAGATGGTTCTCTCCTTGGACGAAG gAGCGTACAGTTGAGGATTACTTCCTACCGCGCATGATATCACAAATTACCGGCCAGACTATAGTGCCATTCGGTGACGCAGTTATTGCAACCAGAGACACGTGCATCGGTTTCGAAATATGCGAAGAACTTTGGCATCCAGCCAGTAATCATATTCCGATGTCATTGGACGGCGTGGAAATCATTGCGAATG GAAGCGGATCGTATTTCGAGTTACGTAAAGCCTACGTAACTGTGGATCTTGTTAAATCGGCCACTTTCAAAGCCGGTGGCTGCTACATGTTCAGTAATTTACGCGGATGTGACGGTGGAAGACTCTATTTCAACGGTGGCTCCAGCATTACGCTCAATGGCAACATATTAAATCGCGGAAGGCAATTCGCTCTCGAAGACGTGGAAGTAACAGTCGCCACGTTCGATCTCGAGGATATAAG gaACTATCGAAATAGTATCAGATCGCGCTCACATGCGGCGGCTGCATCGCAAAGTTATCCGCGCGTCAAAGTTGACTTTGCGCTTACGCCGGAGAATCTTATCTCGAATCCGCCGGATCGACCGCTCGACGGAGTTCAGGATGTGTACGGTGACGACGGGCAATCAAAACTTGTATACCACACCCCGGAAGAAGAGATTGCGATGGCACCTGCCTGTTGGTTATGGGATTATCTAAG acGATCTTGTCAAGGTGGATTTTTCTTACCATTGAGCGGTGGTGTCGATTCGTCGTCTTCAGCGTGCATAGTGTATTCCATGTGCAAAATGATCGTCGAGTCGGTCAGTAAGGGAG ACGCGCAGGTTTTGGCGGACATCAGGAAGATTGTTGGCGACTGTGAATACATACCAGTAGACTCAAAACAATTGTGCAACACTATCCTGGTTACGTGCTACATGGGGACAGAAAATTCATCGACGGAGACCAAGGCAAGGGCAGCCGAGCTGGCCAGTCAAATAGGCTCCTATCATCATGGCATAGTCATAGACACTGCGATATCCGCGATTTTAGGGATTTTCCAACATGTTACTAAGTTAACACCGAAATTCAGAGTACAAGGAGGATCTCCTAGAGAGAACTTAGCCTTGCAAAATGTACAG GCTCGATTACGAATGGTTATCGCTTATTTATTCGCTCAATTAATGTTGTGGGTCAGAGGCCGCCCAGGTGGCCTTTTAGTACTAGGAAGCGGTAACGTGGATGAAGCCTTACGAGGCTATCTCACCAAATACGACTGCAGCAGTGCTGATATTAATCCCATCGGTGGCATTGCGAAGAACGACTTGAAGAAGTTTCTTCTGTACTTTAG ACGCAAACACGGAATATCCGCTTTAGACGGAATCCTGGAAGCACCACCTACGGCGGAATTGGAACCGCTGCAAGCGGGACAGCTCGCGCAATTGGATGAAGTGGATATGGGTATGACGTATAAGGAGCTGTCGGTTTTTGGACGACTTAGAAAGCAGAATTGTGCCGGTCCTTTCTCCATGTTTTGCAGACTTGTGCACATGTGGGATCATTGTACTCCGAAAGAA GTTGCTGATAAGGTGAAACACTTCTATAGATGTTACGCGATAAATCGTCACAAAATGACGATATTGACTCCATCTTGCCATGCGGAAACATATAGCCCCGACGACAATCGATTCGACCACCGTCCATTTCTATATAATCACTCCTGGAAGTGGCAGTTTGCGGCAATCGATGAACAG GTGAAACGATTCAGCAGCGAAGACAAATCATCCGGACCACGTAAGGTTGCGCCGAAAGTGCTTGCCAAGCCCAGACACATGCCTACATTCAGCTCCGTAATTAGTA ATAAGACGCATCCTGGAGTAGTAGTTTAA